Proteins found in one Neodiprion lecontei isolate iyNeoLeco1 chromosome 6, iyNeoLeco1.1, whole genome shotgun sequence genomic segment:
- the LOC107219113 gene encoding uncharacterized protein LOC107219113 isoform X3, protein MSVALRMLFLQLVCILVVSVTSNYQGPYHSSSVTTTISLPAGYVHYPTVSSAYKIHQDGLSWSNAKDACIAEGGRLAVIDTHEKVGLVNGIRDPSSNVWGVN, encoded by the exons ATGTCCGTGGCACTTAGAATGCTGTTTTTGCAGCTAGTCTGCATTTTGGTTGTTTCGGTGACGTCGAATTATCAGGGACCGTATCATTCCTCGTCGGTCACAACGA CCATTAGTTTACCGGCGGGCTATGTTCACTATCCGACCGTAAGTTCAGCCTACAAAATACATCAGGATGGACTCAGTTGGAGTAACGCAAAGGATGCTTGCATTGCCGAGGGAGGTCGCCTCGCCGTGATTGACACGCATGAAAAAGTTGGATTGGTAAATGGGATCAGGGATCCAAGCTCCAATGTGTGGGGAG TTAATTAG
- the LOC107219113 gene encoding uncharacterized protein LOC107219113 isoform X1, with product MSVALRMLFLQLVCILVVSVTSNYQGPYHSSSVTTTISLPAGYVHYPTVSSAYKIHQDGLSWSNAKDACIAEGGRLAVIDTHEKVGLVNGIRDPSSNVWGGIEKKYDDWVTADTRIIPYI from the exons ATGTCCGTGGCACTTAGAATGCTGTTTTTGCAGCTAGTCTGCATTTTGGTTGTTTCGGTGACGTCGAATTATCAGGGACCGTATCATTCCTCGTCGGTCACAACGA CCATTAGTTTACCGGCGGGCTATGTTCACTATCCGACCGTAAGTTCAGCCTACAAAATACATCAGGATGGACTCAGTTGGAGTAACGCAAAGGATGCTTGCATTGCCGAGGGAGGTCGCCTCGCCGTGATTGACACGCATGAAAAAGTTGGATTGGTAAATGGGATCAGGGATCCAAGCTCCAATGTGTGGGGAGGTATTGAGAAAAAGTATGACGACTGGGTTACTGCCGACACACGTATCATACCGTACATCTGA
- the LOC107219113 gene encoding uncharacterized protein LOC107219113 isoform X2 produces MSVALRMLFLQLVCILVVSVTSNYQGPYHSSSVTTTISLPAGYVHYPTVSSAYKIHQDGLSWSNAKDACIAEGGRLAVIDTHEKVGLVNGIRDPSSNVWGGIEKN; encoded by the exons ATGTCCGTGGCACTTAGAATGCTGTTTTTGCAGCTAGTCTGCATTTTGGTTGTTTCGGTGACGTCGAATTATCAGGGACCGTATCATTCCTCGTCGGTCACAACGA CCATTAGTTTACCGGCGGGCTATGTTCACTATCCGACCGTAAGTTCAGCCTACAAAATACATCAGGATGGACTCAGTTGGAGTAACGCAAAGGATGCTTGCATTGCCGAGGGAGGTCGCCTCGCCGTGATTGACACGCATGAAAAAGTTGGATTGGTAAATGGGATCAGGGATCCAAGCTCCAATGTGTGGGGAGGTATTGAGAAAAA TTAA
- the LOC107219101 gene encoding CD209 antigen-like protein E — protein sequence MFKWLVIFHLTCLSVVSVISHHAGSSDGFARVSNLPSGYINYPSLGVAFKVHRERRNWSSAKLVCKNEGGRLAVIDTHEKIGYIKSHKPKFSEVWVGLSREDVHWIATENPESRHTRLPWESNGPDSFGNCAAVNVRGDGLCNKVCIWRKAFACEIPTATAVPYHVPNIV from the exons ATGTTCAAATGGCTCGTTATTTTCCATCTAACCTGTCTGTCGGTCGTTTCGGTAATTTCCCACCACGCCGGATCTTCCGACGGATTCGCAAGGG TCTCGAATCTCCCGTCTGGATACATTAACTACCCGAGCTTGGGAGTAGCCTTCAAAGTTCATCGCGAACGACGCAACTGGTCGAGTGCAAAATTGGTGTGCAAAAACGAGGGGGGTCGTTTGGCCGTCATCGACACCCACGAAAAGATAGGATACATAAAATCGCACAAGCCAAAGTTCTCCGAGGTCTGGGTCGGTCTGAGCAGAGAAGACGTGCACTGGATTGCAACGGAGAACc CGGAATCGCGACACACGCGTTTACCTTGGGAATCGAATGGTCCGGATTCCTTCGGAAATTGTGCAGCTGTAAACGTTAGAGGTGACGGACTGTGTAATAAGGTTTGTATATGGCGAAAGGCGTTCGCCTGCGAAATACCCACTGCCACAGCCGTGCCGTATCACGTACCAAACATAGTCTAG